GTTCAGACCAAATCCCAAGGCTTCTAAAAATATGGCAACAAGTTAATATCTTCATACAAAGTCAGCCAGTCTACCGGAGTACACCCTTGTGGACCTTGTAGCCCTATCTCAGGTCAAACTGCTTCATCTGGATCCGGATCACTCATTGTAGTGACAACAACCTATTCCACTTGTCATGGGAGCCTTACTCGCGAATTACTAATAATACACAATGACactaaaagtgaaaatattttGTAATACCGGCGGCACatagttttatttttatatgCAGAGTACATCTAGTATTCAATTGATACTGTAGACAACTGTATTAAAGGGTTAGACATTTCACTTACAATGGTTGTTGAATAGTTGTTGGTCAATGGTTATCCCATCTGCCACTGCATCCAAAAACCAAATGAAATTATTGTAAGACGATCATTCTGATGATAACTACAGAAGTCATGGGAAAGTTAAATTATACAGGGTTCCTCGTCATGGGAAAGTTAAATTATAATCTAGTAAACAAATGAAAAATTACACAGGGTTCCTCGCCACGGGAAAGTGAAACTATACAGGAAACCTCTGCATGTGAATAAAGTTTTATTTCTAATaaccacaaatatttaattatgcCCTAAGAAATAATACCTTAAGACCTGGTTCACCCTTATTAGTGTTCCCAGACTGCTTTTCTTTTGCTGCCTGTGCACGGACAGCTCTCCCTATAGCAGACTGGTCAAATTCCTGTTGCCTGCATTTAAATCAAAGTTTTTATGAAGCTCTATATAGCATCAGGATGGTCTTTTCCACtaatatttcaaaattaagCAGAAAAACGAAAATAGAAAGAGACTGAAACAGCGTGAAAGAGCAGTAAGATAAATACGAAAAGACCCCTCTTATTTCTATACATCACGTAATTTTGAATAATACCGAAATTTTGAGCAAactatttaataataaaaataataacccctcttatttcttttatttaagctttaataataaataaataaataaataaaaagtaaaagaaTTTCATTGCTCGGGATAGCCATTCATGTAATTGTTAAAGCTCCTTAGGGTCTTGAAGGTCTGTCAGCAGGGTAGCTAGTAGCTACCAAGATCAATGTTGTAGATTATATCCCTTATAGAAGTTGGTTAGCTGATATCCATTTTGTTATAGGATATTTCCTATTCGTAGGCCGTGGATTAAGTTTATAGATTCTATGCCTTAATATTCCTGCCAATTTCTAGACGAGGAGGAAAGATATGACTTGGCGGTAGGGTCACCTTAACATGGCTTCTGGAAGAAATCAAAGAACTTATAGAGAGTATTAGGTAACACTAGGCACGAGCATGCAGTGGTGCACAACTAGCACAACTACTCGTGTACACCCCTACATATTAGTAGTGTGGAACTCTTAGGACTAATTTAACATAATTAATAGTGAACTGCGTATCCTTACTTGTACAGCGTACTGCGTAGTAACACTGCGTCGTGCCACTCATCCATAAATATTCCCAGCGGCTGCAAATGTTTGCATGACTAGCCGGTGAAGTACACACTCTCGTATTGAGCTTCAGGGCTGCTCTTGTTGACACACCACACCGATATGCCGATGTTGTAGCTTTTATGTGCGACGGAATTATCTCAATTACTCCCAAATTGCCCAAAATGAAACCCTAGCTTCTCTTCGTTGTAATCTAGGGCCTAGACCAATAGCTACATAGGATATAATTTACTAGTCATATAGCCTCTTTATAAATAGAGATTTTCCTAAGTTTGTAATTAGAGTGAAAAAAGTATGAATGAGCTTTGAGCTTGGAGAATGGGACCTTAAAAAGGTTTATTTGGTCCTTAAATCAAATAGCCAAATGTTATGATTATGGTTTAAGATTAAGTTCCTTATTTGCTACTTTAATGTTTgtttggtgcttatttatcTTCGCTTATCTCTTGAATCACTTACTTCCTTATTTCCCTTTCCCTTCCCCTTCCCCTTCCCCTTCCCCTTCCCCCGGCAAATCAATTCAAGCATGATATTAGCAGATTGTATTGACCGAATGGTAAAAATACACTGGTCGCCAATAAAATAATGTCAACTATActgtaaattttaaatattggaTGACTCGTACAGAGGATCTAAATCAAGTTCGATGAATTATTGTGAAGCTTGTGGAGCATTGAAGGTCTGCCATTAATAACGCTTTTTCCCAATTTtttgttttctataaaattCATTCACCTT
This genomic stretch from Spinacia oleracea cultivar Varoflay chromosome 3, BTI_SOV_V1, whole genome shotgun sequence harbors:
- the LOC110786175 gene encoding uncharacterized protein; the protein is MGSACSCFDGEVKEQKREQDRLASAEARAKAAEAAQKRQQEFDQSAIGRAVRAQAAKEKQSGNTNKGEPGLKWQMG